The Artemia franciscana chromosome 2, ASM3288406v1, whole genome shotgun sequence genome segment aatGCCAATGAGATCTGTCTCTTTCCGTGAAAGTGATCTCCCGAGTAGAGAGGAACAAAACTCGTTCAAGATTAGGAAGCCTCCAGCACGAGCAGTTTCCTTTAGGGAAGAGGATTGTGACATAATTACCCCTCTTCCAGTTGCAAACAAACCTAGTGTGAAAAAGCTATCGAGATCCATCACAACAATTGACGCTCCCTTGCCAGCCCGTGAAGTTGTTAGAGCTAAATCAATTTTACGGGCGTCATCAGTTTCTGAGAGTAATTATGCGCCACAAAAGTTAAACAAACAAGGAAGACCACCAATCCCTCGTTACTGTTTACTCTGTCGTTCGTCAAGTAAACAAAAACTTCATCAGTGTTTTCGTTCAATATCTCTTAGTGAGTCTGAAAACCCTCCTAGTTATCTCCTAAGGCCTTTGCTAAGGAATTCTATAATGAGCAGCAATAATTCAGTTACAAATTCTCATAAGTCAACGCCACGTGGAAGTGTGACACATATAAACAAAAGCTCTGCTGCCTTAAGGGGACAGATGTCTTTAGATTTGAGCACTAACACTAATGATAGCGTCATGCCGACATGGAGGACTGAAAGCGTAGAAACGAACAAAACAGCCAGTCATATAGATATATGCGTTACTCAGCCAACACCTAGTGTGTCGCCTTGTGCAAGCGTTAGAACTTTGAGTGACTCTTTGGAAAATACATTTATAAAGGTTAGTTGGTCTTTTGTGTAATACTTTTACAAACAGGGCTTCAGACAAGCAATGGTACTAATACTTttattgtaagaaaaaaaaacaaccaacaaaAATAGCAAAGGAGGCATTGAATTTGATGTCTAGATATATAAAGTCTGATGTCTTATGATTAATATTAGTGGGCAAAGCCATCATCTAAAAAGCACCTTCAAGTTAGGGTGAAGGATATATTACGGTATAAAACTGCTAATTATTGGGGATATTCAaagactttttcttttcttttttacttgttaACATTATTCAAAAGTTAGATAAGTTTTTGCATAAATAAcactttttaaacaaaaaactattgtAAATCTACGTTATGTTAAcgttattgaaaaagaaaaaaaaacattgatttccAGAGTTTGAACTCACTTCTGTACGCAAACAAATTTTATACGCAGAGTAAAAATGTGGTTTGAAGTAAAACTTAAGATGTTTAGatatattgtattatttttctgCTGCTTCGCCACAGCGCTAGAGCCTAGAAAAATAATCCTTGAAATGAAAAGTAAGGAGAATGAAGTAGACGTTTTCTCTGACAACTATAAGGGGATTGGCTCGAAAGTGGTCGAGGAATATGTCAAGTACCTTAATACATAAAAACAGTCTTTTAGATCTACTTATGAGATTATATCTGACAAAGTCTGACGTCTCAAAGTATTTTATTTGCGTTCTAGATCTCAGttatccctgggaaaaaaggaaaaaaaatatgcaaaaacgaATTAGCAAAGAAACTTTATACACCAATATAAATAGGCTACGCAGACCACTGCAAACCCAGAAAGGTTGGTTTCCATTAGAATTCTATATTTAACAGAATACATAAAATCAATTGATTATGCTGATTAatacttttatttacaatttaataaatttaaatgtgcTTAACAGAAGAAATGGTTTCGATAAAATTAAGCCAATTCTAAATCATGTTTCACATAGATTAAATATTGATATCCTGCCTGGCTGTATGGGATTTCTAATAgggctatttaaaatattagtaAATGAAAAAAGGTGTATTGCAAAACATGTTCTGGAGTAACAGTAATATATATCTTAAACTCTTTTGGGACTAGGATAAATACGAAGTACTAGCATCATTTcattatgaaattttaaaaccataaaaatatcTAAGCGTATTCGAAATACAGAAATATAATAGTGACTTTTACAAACAAACGGacaaaagatctttaaaaaagaacaaaaaaatagtatAGTAAGAAAAGCACTCAATTTACAACCTACGTCtgaattttttaagagttttgtcTCGCTATACCTTCAAAAGTTCCTCCGCCTTTTTAATGGTGTAGCTGATAAGGATTAAAGAGGCACTTTCGCTCGTTCTAATTTAGTTTTAGGCAAAatccttttcagttttaatgaagGCCTTGAGCTTTCTTTCTAGTGGCTTTGAAGTATGTCATTTTAATGATGTTTGTTGCACGACAATAGATTAGATATTTCTACGATTTACCTTCAGCAAACGAAGGGTGTTTACCTTATTTTTCACAGTAGAAATAATTAggatagaaaaataagaaataaattttaatgataatatttatcaatGATAATTGTGATTTGAAACTGTTACTCCGGAAAAACTGTTATGCTGGGAGAAAATACgccataaataaataatgtagaTGGAAGAGTgtcatctattttatttattgggtTTCCCAGGGTAACGACATTAGAAAACTGTTATCTCAACTTTAAATATCCTTGGATCCCAAAATCACAAGCTGCTACCCAACTTTTAGATCCCGAGAAGAATCAGTCTAGAGTACCACAGACCCGATTTTAGTGAGAACCTCATTCTTTTTGTTcctcgtagtttttttttcaagcaaagcTATATCCTATTCCATGTTACATTATAGGGAGGCTGTTATaaaccttaaattgcagcttggaacAATCCaaggaatttttcttcttttccattGGAATTCCCAAGGAATTGTTAATGATCGCAGTCGTCTTTAATGTTGTTTAGtgattatttatataattgtttagtgtTGTTTATACGAAGATTTTTAATCCCAGAATAAGGAATATGCAACAATTTCTTTGTCCAAGAGCTTTATGAATAAAGCTGCCCTTAGGTGAATATGCGTAAAATTTAAATCACAAAACTTAAATATGACAGGGTGgatcaggattttagaaatgtctAGCTGAGGCATGGCCCaaaaaaggttgggaaccactggttTAACCCCATTTAAATTTATACTCCTTGGTTCACGAAACTGTCATAAGGAGTATTCataattaaaagtttatttttcgtaaaaactataaattagctatttaaaaagcaacaaataaggcagaagaaaattgtagaaccaaagcgaaaagaaaaaagaaatataaaactaaCTAGATAGCACAAAATGATTAGACTATTTCCTCTTTTAACCTTGGGAATGAATTGCTTTTTTCCTCAGTCGCTATTTTGTTTGGTGGGTGTATTGAGATATTTCTATGTATTTGACATGCATTGATGACTTCCTAAAAACCAATAAACGAATAATAACGATTTGCTTGTCGAAAAGCTTTGAATGCGTGTCTGATAAGAAGTAATTCTCTTTAGAAAAATTGTCATATAGAAAAATTATCATCAAGAACTAGAATTACGATATGACCAAATATCATAATAATATatatctttaaattaaaatgattacCGAAATATAGTTAAAAAGAAACACATTACTGTTTGCACAGgtacttttttcaaatcctgAATATAAATGTCCCATCTGTCTTGTCCTTTACTCTGAGACAAAATGCTCCTTACAAGGCTTTTGTTGGCAATAACAGCCCTGCCTTCATCACATAATGTTGTAGAACAACCGAACAAGGCAGTCATGTTTGATCTCAAgtcttttatgtttttctctttcagaGGCGAAGTTCTAGCTTTGTGTGTAGTAAAAAGCCATACATTTTCAATGTATTATGTTTTTTCTCCCATAGCCACTACATATGGAAGGttagtcatagaaacttcgaagggATGTTCATTCAATCggatattgaaagttctagtgccttttcaGAATCAAAAGTAATCGGGGCAACTGACCACCTCCCACACCCTTTTAgctaccctccccccaaaatagGTCTTTAGCTGCTGGTCTTAATGAGGATAtcgtataaaagaaaatttttggattgtccatgaaagtatttttaaaatgctaaaaaacaatgatttaattttataataactgTACCCGTTTACACATTGCTATCGATAAAGCCTGCGAACTTTGTCTCAGGTGTGGGGATATACAATaaattgtttcttctttttcatgcCTGTTGCACAACAGGCTCTTTGGATAGTTTATGAAGTTTTTGAAGTAACCTGCACATCGATTTGGATATTTCTCACCGGAAACTATGAaatgattaagaaaaaaaaaaaatcaaaaaaagtcTTATTAAAAATACTGATTTCGCCCCAGGTTTGTACTGCTTTCTGCtagatacaaattttttttggtaaggTAGATTTAGTACTTCATAGTCAGTTTTTGATGAACTGAAGTTTATTTCAGGTAATCCCGGCTTCACCGATGAACAGCCCTTCTATTGGAAGAGCCTCAGATAGAAGAAAAATGTTTGCCCATAGTCGAGCCAAAGGAACAACAGTAGACTGGACAGAAGAAGAATACCAAAGCTCATTCCCAGAGCCTGAACAGTCTCAGAAGCCAATGATGGATTACCTGACAGTACCATCACACACTATGAGGCATCAAATTGAGGAGCCTATGAGACCATGCTCAGATTGCGGTCTCCCAAAGCAGAAGGATTCAACCCGACTAAGTCGGGAGCGGTTAGACGTAAATGAGACGTCTTTTACAGAATTTCCTATTAGAGTTCCGCCAATTAGGTCCCCCAGTAGAACCCTCTCGAGGTCATTCACAGTAACAGAAGATGTTGAAGCAAGGCGGACATCTTTTTCAAGAACAAGAAATGCTACGTTCGACGGTGCTTATAAAATCACGGATGATTCTGCTCAAACATAGAGTTTACTTAATATTGTCCTTAATTTGTTCAAGTCAAAACTTGGCCGATTACATATCCTGTGTACCAGATATGAATAAATTCGGTACTAACGATCCAGTCGACAGAGAATTGCTAAAATTGATACAATACTTTGCCAAACTTATTTATCCACGCCGCCAGAGGTGCTACGCGTTGGTGGACGTTCGCGAGTATGGATGCTTCTCTCCCAAGACATTCAGCCATTTTGTAGAAGTAATTGTGACTTTAAGATTGGATCAAGGAGCATTACGATTTTACATTCTCTCATATTATTTGACCGTTAGCTCCCTCTCCAAACCATTTTGGCACGATACACCTCAGTACATAGCTAGGATCTAAATAACAGCTAAGGAAAGGAGTTATGCCATGAAGTAGATTCGAATAATCCCCATTAGTCATACAAATTCCCaaagaaatttattataaaGAATAGTAACCCTTGTcataacatttttatttatttcaagtcATTTACTTAATGAGATCATGTTGTTTAAAAACGCAGGTCTAAGAATTAGAAGGATTCCTTGATATATTGAGTGAAAAGATAAAATGAACTACAGATGTGTGACTATGACGaaagtgattttgagaaatgtcTCTGAAATTCCATCCTTTTGCAAGATTACtagaaacgaaaagaaatattgtaaataaatgaaattgatGCAAGACACCAAAAACCGTTCAGGTTCAAAGGTTTCTTTGATTAGACAGGTATATGTCttacattttagaaattttttcttccatttttctttcATCTTGTTTCTTCTTCTCTACCTCATCATTTATATTGTAATGAGACAGTTTCGACTGATAAAAGATATATCTGTAaagcatatttattttaatgtcaGGTACTTGTTTTTAGTAGTTAAACTCGCTCACTGATTCATACTTAGTGCCACCATTTTTACGCTAATAAATTACTAATATTATCTGATCATCTATTTGAGTATCTTTTCTGCATATCTTCAATGGATAGATGCTTACTGACTACAGATCCTACCAAATAATCTTTAATAATAGTGCTATTTTTGGCAATAAAAGTGATTGTAATATCTAGATGTTTAGTTATCAGGCTCCCAAATTGACAAACACCCCAAAAATAATTGGTATAGTTCAGAATGAACAtatattactggctttcattaCAGGGCGATAATTATCAATGATCTAGCATTTTTTTTCCGTAGGCTTTGTCTCAGTATACGAAATGTCCTTCAAAAACCGCTGCCTTTCAGCGCCCTGCCCTTTACACCTTATCCACTGACTGAATTTTAACTAGCTAATTAATAAATTAGCTAGTCATTAATTGAAAGGATTTTAGAGTACAATAAATACAACCACAAGGTAActggaaaaattttattttcagattaCCTCTCAAAATTACTGAATTAcaaatttaattctttaaagTTAAAGAGAATAAACAAGCACTTCATTCCCGAccggttgggggggggggtgaggatGTCAGACTTTGGGGTAAAAAGCAGGAAGCAGCAGCAAAGGTGCCCAAAAGTTTGCCACAAAACCACTTTGTCATAGATTTCGGCCATTACCAAAGTgcaattacaaaatatattacagttttaatcggacgaAATGTCATTGTTCTTTACTGTCGATTCCAAAAAGATAATTGTTCTTTGTCATACGTAATTGTTTTTCTGTCATCAAGAAATTGccaattcagaaaaatttagagaaaggaagggacaaattttatttcaatttgtcTTTAATGATGataccaaaaaaggtatcaaacagttcgtggtaacgaactgtactaaggagcgacccggctcaatagtaaccgaaactctaaaaaatggaattttaataccaataggtacatcaaaagaatcgcattttaatgctgattttaaatatatacgtttcatcaagatcagttatacccatcaaaagttacgagcctaagaaaatttgcctcattttagaaaatagggggaaacatccccctaaaaatcatacaaccttaacgaaaatcacaccatcagattcagcgtatcagagaaccttattgtggaagtttcaagctcctatctacaaaaatgtggaatttcgcattttttgccagaagacagatcacggatgcgtgttaattttttttttttttttttttccaggggtgatcgtatcgattgaGTAGTTctaaaatgtcgcgagagggctcattctaacggaaattaaaagttctagtgccctttttaagtgaccaaaaaattggatggcatctaggccccctcccacgctatttgtttcccaaaagtcagcggatcaaaattctgagatggccattttattcacgatagtagaaaaacctaataactatgtctttggggacgacttactcccccgcagtccccgtgggaggggctgcaagttgcaaactttgacctgtatttacatatagtaatggttactaggaagtgtacatacgttttcagggggattttttttttgtttggggggggggttacataggaggatatttccatgggggaagagaatttcaatgaaggggcgcaggattttc includes the following:
- the LOC136041442 gene encoding uncharacterized protein LOC136041442 isoform X1 produces the protein MKMIVNISTSPVNTMDITIGTTADEPQYAIAATYRPNPYDRQEYYRTYDPMTGVRIATTLTGFFAFTVFYILCKKFCYFLGNQGRCGRRRMPLPSRRTSQATSMADVEDPLVPSMIAQEDIVWWQPEEVFRSSEKRCQHDCIWKDIPQEGFPWEEKSYWKSNGFKGSLSSPFYQNHSFESCGSSSCQCRHATKSLPGSALRIISSLEQSQVSLNYSENTCYSNDMCSNCSVCQNEKRKLTESVTSVTETKKRIMPMRSVSFRESDLPSREEQNSFKIRKPPARAVSFREEDCDIITPLPVANKPSVKKLSRSITTIDAPLPAREVVRAKSILRASSVSESNYAPQKLNKQGRPPIPRYCLLCRSSSKQKLHQCFRSISLSESENPPSYLLRPLLRNSIMSSNNSVTNSHKSTPRGSVTHINKSSAALRGQMSLDLSTNTNDSVMPTWRTESVETNKTASHIDICVTQPTPSVSPCASVRTLSDSLENTFIKVIPASPMNSPSIGRASDRRKMFAHSRAKGTTVDWTEEEYQSSFPEPEQSQKPMMDYLTVPSHTMRHQIEEPMRPCSDCGLPKQKDSTRLSRERLDVNETSFTEFPIRVPPIRSPSRTLSRSFTVTEDVEARRTSFSRTRNATFDGAYKITDDSAQT
- the LOC136041442 gene encoding uncharacterized protein LOC136041442 isoform X2; protein product: MIVNISTSPVNTMDITIGTTADEPQYAIAATYRPNPYDRQEYYRTYDPMTGVRIATTLTGFFAFTVFYILCKKFCYFLGNQGRCGRRRMPLPSRRTSQATSMADVEDPLVPSMIAQEDIVWWQPEEVFRSSEKRCQHDCIWKDIPQEGFPWEEKSYWKSNGFKGSLSSPFYQNHSFESCGSSSCQCRHATKSLPGSALRIISSLEQSQVSLNYSENTCYSNDMCSNCSVCQNEKRKLTESVTSVTETKKRIMPMRSVSFRESDLPSREEQNSFKIRKPPARAVSFREEDCDIITPLPVANKPSVKKLSRSITTIDAPLPAREVVRAKSILRASSVSESNYAPQKLNKQGRPPIPRYCLLCRSSSKQKLHQCFRSISLSESENPPSYLLRPLLRNSIMSSNNSVTNSHKSTPRGSVTHINKSSAALRGQMSLDLSTNTNDSVMPTWRTESVETNKTASHIDICVTQPTPSVSPCASVRTLSDSLENTFIKVIPASPMNSPSIGRASDRRKMFAHSRAKGTTVDWTEEEYQSSFPEPEQSQKPMMDYLTVPSHTMRHQIEEPMRPCSDCGLPKQKDSTRLSRERLDVNETSFTEFPIRVPPIRSPSRTLSRSFTVTEDVEARRTSFSRTRNATFDGAYKITDDSAQT
- the LOC136041442 gene encoding uncharacterized protein LOC136041442 isoform X3, which encodes MKMIVNISTSPVNTMDITIGTTADEPQYAIAATYRPNPYDRQEYYRTYDPMTGVRIATTLTGFFAFTVFYILCKGRCGRRRMPLPSRRTSQATSMADVEDPLVPSMIAQEDIVWWQPEEVFRSSEKRCQHDCIWKDIPQEGFPWEEKSYWKSNGFKGSLSSPFYQNHSFESCGSSSCQCRHATKSLPGSALRIISSLEQSQVSLNYSENTCYSNDMCSNCSVCQNEKRKLTESVTSVTETKKRIMPMRSVSFRESDLPSREEQNSFKIRKPPARAVSFREEDCDIITPLPVANKPSVKKLSRSITTIDAPLPAREVVRAKSILRASSVSESNYAPQKLNKQGRPPIPRYCLLCRSSSKQKLHQCFRSISLSESENPPSYLLRPLLRNSIMSSNNSVTNSHKSTPRGSVTHINKSSAALRGQMSLDLSTNTNDSVMPTWRTESVETNKTASHIDICVTQPTPSVSPCASVRTLSDSLENTFIKVIPASPMNSPSIGRASDRRKMFAHSRAKGTTVDWTEEEYQSSFPEPEQSQKPMMDYLTVPSHTMRHQIEEPMRPCSDCGLPKQKDSTRLSRERLDVNETSFTEFPIRVPPIRSPSRTLSRSFTVTEDVEARRTSFSRTRNATFDGAYKITDDSAQT